From Lolium perenne isolate Kyuss_39 chromosome 5, Kyuss_2.0, whole genome shotgun sequence, a single genomic window includes:
- the LOC127302905 gene encoding protein indeterminate-domain 4, chloroplastic → MAAASSAPFFGLSDAQMQPMVPAQPPAPVAAAPAPKKKRNQPGNPNPDAEVIALSPRSLMATNRFVCEVCGKGFQREQNLQLHRRGHNLPWKLKQKNPKDALRRRVYLCPEPTCVHHDPARALGDLTGIKKHYCRKHGEKKWKCDKCAKRYAVQSDWKAHSKTCGTREYRCDCGTLFSRRDSFITHRAFCDALAQESARLPAIGASLYGGVGNMGALNTLSGMPQQLPVGSFPDQSGHHSSASAMDIHNLGGGSNGGQFDQHLMPQSAGSSMFRSQAASSSPYYLGAAAAQDFAEDDVHRSHGNQSSLLQGKSTAAFHGLMQLPDQHQGSASNGNNNLLNLGFYSGNGGGQDGRVMFQNQFNSSAGNGNVNAENNGSLLGGGGGGFPSLFGSSESGGGLPQMSATALLQKAAQMGATTSSHNASAGLMRGPGMRGGAGEGGSSSSASERQSFHDLIMNSLANGSGAPATTGGGTVAFGGGGFPIDDGKLSTRDFLGVGPGGVVHAGMGPPRRHGGAAGLHIGSLDPAELK, encoded by the exons atggccgccgcctcgtcCGCTCCTTTCTTCGGCCTCTCCGACGCGCAGATGCAGCCGATGGTGCCCGCGCAGCCTCCCGCTCCCGTTGCCGCCGCGCCGGCACCCAAGAAGAAGCGCAACCAGCCGGGCAACCCAA atccggacgcggaggtgatcgCGCTGTCGCCGCGCTCCCTGATGGCGACGAACCGGTTCGTGTGCGAGGTTTGTGGCAAGGGGTTCCAGCGGGAGCAGAACCTGCAGCTGCACCGCCGCGGCCACAACCTGCCCTGGAAGCTGAAGCAGAAGAACCCCAAGGACGCGCTGCGGCGGCGCGTGTACCTGTGCCCGGAGCCGACCTGCGTGCACCACGACCCGGCCAGGGCCCTCGGCGACCTCACCGGGATCAAGAAGCACTACTGCCGCAAGCACGGCGAGAAGAAGTGGAAGTGCGACAAGTGCGCCAAGCGCTACGCCGTGCAGTCCGACTGGAAGGCGCACTCCAAGACCTGCGGCACAAGGGAGTACCGCTGCGACTGCGGCACCCTCTTCTCCAG GAGGGACAGCTTCATCACCCACCGCGCCTTCTGCGACGCGCTAGCCCAGGAGAGCGCGCGCTTGCCCGCGATCGGCGCCAGCCTATACGGTGGCGTCGGAAACATGGGCGCCCTCAACACTCTCTCCGGCATGCCCCAACAACTCCCGGTCGGCAGCTTTCCTGACCAGTCCGGCCACCACTCCTCGGCGTCGGCTATGGACATCCACAACCTTGGCGGTGGCAGCAATGGCGGCCAGTTCGACCAGCACCTCATGCCACAGTCCGCGGGATCCTCCATGTTCCGCTCCCAGGCCGCCTCGTCTTCCCCGTACTAcctcggcgccgccgccgcccaggaCTTCGCCGAGGATGACGTCCACCGCTCCCATGGCAACCAGAGCTCTCTTCTCCAGGGCAAGTCGACGGCGGCCTTCCACGGCCTGATGCAACTTCCAGACCAGCACCAGGGAAGCGCAAGCAACGGTAACAACAACCTCCTGAACCTTGGCTTCTATTCGGGCAACGGCGGCGGCCAGGACGGGCGTGTCATGTTCCAGAACCAGTTCAACAGCAGCGCCGGAAACGGCAACGTCAATGCTGAGAACAATGGCAGCCTCCTCGGCGGCGGTGGTGGGGGTTTCCCTTCGCTGTTCGGTTCGTCTGAATCAGGCGGCGGACTCCCGCAGATGTCGGCGACGGCGCTGCTGCAGAAAGCGGCGCAGATGGGCGCGACGACGAGCAGCCACAACGCGAGCGCCGGGCTGATGCGTGGCCCTGGGATGAGGGGTGGCGCCGGAGAAGGCGGGTCTTCGTCGTCTGCGAGCGAGAGGCAGTCGTTCCATGACCTGATTATGAACTCCCTGGCGAACGGGAGCGGCGCTCCTGCTACTACGGGTGGTGGCACAGTGGCgttcggcggcggcggcttccCCATCGACGACGGCAAGCTGAGCACGAGGGACTTCCTGGGTGTCGGTCCCGGTGGCGTGGTGCACGCTGGCATGGGCCCGCCCCGGCGGCACGGTGGCGCTGCCGGGCTCCACATCGGCTCGCTCGACCCGGCCGAGCTGAAGTAG